From a single Brassica rapa cultivar Chiifu-401-42 chromosome A01, CAAS_Brap_v3.01, whole genome shotgun sequence genomic region:
- the LOC103844285 gene encoding non-specific lipid transfer protein GPI-anchored 2 — translation MTNVAVIAAILITVLLSASVSEQMAPSPSSGPSGAPDCMTNLLNMTDCLSYVQVGNGGGAANPDKACCPELAGLVDSSPQCLCYLLGGDMAAQYGIKIDKAKALKLPGVCGVVTPDPSLCSLFGIAVGAPEAMGKEEASPAFAPSSGAESPEGLGSGPSASRTSDAPNTPYSLFLSVIIIPLAFAFHLYS, via the exons ATGACTAACGTTGCAGTAATAGCCGCTATTCTGATTACAGTATTGTTATCCGCTAGCGTGTCAGAACAAATGGCTCCATCTCCTTCCTCAGGACCTTCGGGTGCACCAGACTGCATGACGAATCTGTTGAACATGACCGACTGTCTTTCGTACGTTCAGGTTGGAAACGGTGGTGGTGCGGCCAATCCAGACAAAGCTTGCTGTCCGGAGCTTGCTGGCCTAGTCGATAGTTCGCCACAATGCCTCTGTTACCTGCTCGGCGGAGATATGGCGGCTCAGTATGGAATCAAGATTGATAAAGCAAAGGCTCTCAAGCTTCCCGGAGTTTGTGGCGTCGTTACTCCGGATCCCTCACTTTGTTCAC TGTTTGGAATTGCAGTTGGAGCACCGGAAGCTATGGGCAAAGAGGAAGCGTCCCCAGCCTTCGCTCCAAGTTCAG GTGCGGAATCACCAGAAGGATTAGGGTCGGGTCCATCAGCTAGCAGGACGAGCGATGCGCCAAACACACCTTATTCTCTTTTTCTCAGTGTCATAATTATTCCATTAGCCTTTGCATTTCATCTATATTcctga